From a region of the Balaenoptera ricei isolate mBalRic1 chromosome 11, mBalRic1.hap2, whole genome shotgun sequence genome:
- the RPL7L1 gene encoding ribosomal protein uL30-like → MSSSRRVGKMAEEEPRKKIPLVPENLLKKRKAYQALKATQAKQALLQRKEQRKGKEIKFKRLEWFLHDSWRQLRDRVRLRRLEVKPHGLEVPDKHSLAFVLRIERINGVSLLVQRTIARLRLKKIFSGVFMQVTPQTIKTLRIVEPYVTWGFPNLKSVRELILKRGQAKVKNKIIPLTDNTVIEEHLGKFGVICLEDLIHEIAFPGKNFQVISGFLRPFQLSVARHATKNRVGFLKEVGSPGYRGERINQLIRQLN, encoded by the exons ATGAGCAGTAGCCGCAGAGTTGGAAAGATGGCGGAGGAAGA GCCAAGAAAAAAGATCCCTTTGGTTCCAGAAAATCTCCTGAAGAAGAGGAAGGCTTATCAGGCCCTGAAAGCCACCCAGGCAAAGCAGGCGCTTTTGCAAAGGAAGGAG cagaggaaaggaaaagagatcaAGTTTAAGCGACTAGAATGGTTCCTACATGATTCCTGGCGGCAACTACGTGACAGGGTGCGACTCAGACGACTAGAAGTGAAACCTCATGGCTTGGAAGTGCCAGATAAACATTCCTTGGCCTTTGTTTTACGCATCGAAAG GATTAATGGGGTGAGTTTACTGGTGCAGAGGACCATTGCAAGACTTCGCCTGAAAAAGATTTTCAGTGGTGTCTTTATGCAAGTAACTCCTCAAACCATAAAAACGCTTCGTATAGTGGAACCTTATGTGACCTGGGG ATTTCCAAATTTGAAGTCAGTTCGGGAACTCATCTTGAAACGTGGACAAGCCAAGGTCAAGAATAAAATCATCCCTTTGACAGACAACACAGTGATTGAGGAGCACCTGG GGAAGTTTGGTGTCATTTGCTTGGAAGACCTCATTCACGAAATTGCCTTTCCGGGGAAGAATTTTCAGGTGATCTCAGGGTTCTTGCGCCCTTTTCAACTCTCAGTGGCCCGTCACGCTACCAAGAATAGAGTGGGCTTCCTCAAGGAAGTGGGCTCACCTGGCTATCGAGGTGAACGCATCAATCAGCTCATCCGGCAGCTGAACTAA